A genomic segment from Comamonas terrigena NBRC 13299 encodes:
- a CDS encoding DnaJ C-terminal domain-containing protein translates to MDYKDYYKTLGVAKDAGADEIKKAFRKLARKYHPDVSKEADAQQRMAEVNEAYNVLSDPEKRKAYDELGDPSQYQGAQGQGFTPPPGWNHQEFHFRDSDGASGMGGMHGEDYSSFFEELFGRAQRQQRRQRQQAGPPPDVRGRDQHSVIELDVPDSYAGGMHRLQLRGVQLDAQGHAHETVRELQVTIPKGVREGQMIRLAGQGSPGLGNGEAGDLLLEVRFRADKRWHTEGKDVYQQLPLMPWEAALGGPVEFTTLAGPLEINVPAGSQPGRKLRIKGKGLPSSTPGDLYLVLQLQVPKAHTAAQRAAYEALAAAYADLRTRTGDAT, encoded by the coding sequence GTGGATTACAAGGACTACTACAAGACTTTGGGTGTGGCCAAAGACGCCGGCGCAGACGAGATCAAGAAAGCGTTCCGCAAGCTGGCGCGCAAGTACCACCCGGATGTCAGCAAGGAGGCCGATGCCCAGCAGCGCATGGCCGAGGTCAACGAGGCCTACAACGTGCTGTCCGACCCGGAAAAACGCAAGGCCTATGACGAACTGGGCGACCCCAGCCAGTACCAGGGCGCACAAGGCCAGGGCTTTACCCCGCCCCCGGGCTGGAACCACCAGGAATTCCACTTCCGCGACAGCGATGGCGCCAGTGGCATGGGTGGCATGCACGGCGAGGACTACAGCAGCTTTTTCGAAGAGCTGTTTGGCCGGGCCCAGCGCCAGCAGCGCCGCCAGCGCCAGCAGGCCGGGCCGCCGCCCGATGTGCGCGGCCGGGACCAGCACTCCGTCATCGAGCTGGATGTGCCCGACAGCTACGCCGGCGGCATGCACCGCCTGCAGTTGCGCGGCGTGCAGCTGGACGCCCAGGGCCACGCCCATGAAACCGTGCGCGAGCTACAGGTCACCATTCCCAAGGGGGTGCGCGAAGGCCAGATGATCCGCCTGGCAGGCCAGGGCAGCCCCGGCCTGGGCAACGGCGAAGCCGGCGACCTGCTGCTGGAAGTGCGCTTTCGCGCCGACAAGCGCTGGCACACCGAAGGCAAGGACGTGTACCAGCAGCTGCCCCTGATGCCCTGGGAAGCGGCACTGGGTGGCCCGGTGGAATTCACCACCCTGGCCGGCCCCCTGGAGATCAATGTCCCCGCCGGCAGCCAGCCCGGGCGCAAGCTGCGCATCAAAGGCAAGGGCCTGCCCAGCAGCACGCCGGGCGACCTGTACCTGGTGCTGCAGCTGCAGGTGCCCAAAGCCCACACCGCTGCCCAG
- a CDS encoding inositol monophosphatase family protein: MSTNLHPMLNVAIKAARAAGAVINRAALDVENVRVAQKQVNDFVTEVDQASERIIIETLLGAYPQHGILAEESGSEYGNKNSDHIWIIDPLDGTTNFIHGFPVYCVSIALSYKGKIEHAVVYDPSRNDLFTATRGRGAFLNERRIRVSKRTQLKDCLVSTGFPFRPGDNLRHYLRMFADVTERVAGVRRPGSAALDLAYVAAGFTDGFFETGLSSWDIAAGSLLVTEAGGLVGNFTGEADFLEQRELLAGNPRAYGQLVGILGKYSKFAGVDDKMGVQAALKQDTAGEGAQEA; encoded by the coding sequence ATGTCGACCAACCTGCATCCCATGCTCAACGTGGCCATCAAGGCCGCCCGCGCCGCTGGCGCTGTCATCAACCGTGCCGCCCTTGATGTGGAGAACGTGCGCGTGGCGCAAAAGCAGGTCAACGACTTTGTGACCGAAGTGGACCAGGCGTCCGAGCGCATCATCATCGAAACCCTGCTGGGCGCCTACCCCCAGCACGGCATCCTGGCCGAAGAATCCGGCAGCGAATACGGCAACAAGAACTCCGACCACATCTGGATCATCGATCCCCTGGACGGCACCACCAACTTCATCCACGGCTTCCCCGTGTACTGCGTCAGCATTGCACTGTCGTACAAGGGCAAGATCGAGCACGCAGTGGTGTACGACCCCAGCCGCAACGACCTGTTCACCGCTACCCGTGGCCGTGGTGCTTTCCTGAACGAACGCCGCATCCGCGTGTCCAAGCGCACCCAGCTCAAGGACTGCCTGGTCTCCACCGGCTTCCCCTTCCGCCCCGGTGACAACCTGCGCCACTACCTGCGCATGTTCGCCGACGTGACCGAGCGCGTGGCCGGCGTGCGCCGCCCTGGCTCTGCCGCACTGGACCTGGCCTATGTGGCCGCCGGCTTTACCGACGGTTTCTTTGAAACCGGCCTGTCCAGCTGGGACATCGCCGCCGGCAGCCTGCTGGTGACCGAAGCCGGTGGTCTGGTGGGCAACTTCACCGGCGAAGCCGACTTCCTGGAACAGCGCGAGCTGCTGGCCGGCAACCCCCGCGCCTATGGCCAACTGGTCGGCATCCTGGGCAAGTACAGCAAGTTCGCCGGTGTGGACGACAAGATGGGCGTGCAAGCCGCGCTGAAGCAAGACACCGCTGGCGAAGGCGCGCAAGAAGCCTGA
- a CDS encoding RNA methyltransferase has translation MKTRFVLIETSHAGNVGAAARAMKTMGFDDLVLVRPRWANVLRKEETIQRASGALDVLGNARIVETLDEALDGISHLCATAMTPRDFGPPTRTPRQHFEMLMKGELDVRPADTAQAVQCLASGVAAAAESAPSATCNQTGVGLLFGCERFGMSNEDVYRSDVALSIPSNPQFGSLNLGAAIQVVAYEWRQALGGFPVVEHTPQPQRADVAQVGGMLQHWEEALTHIGFLDPAAPKKLMPRLNQLFNRAQLTQEEIHILRGVAKRMLMSEAASR, from the coding sequence ATGAAAACCCGTTTTGTACTGATAGAAACCAGCCATGCCGGCAATGTGGGCGCTGCCGCCCGCGCCATGAAGACCATGGGCTTCGACGATCTGGTGCTGGTGCGGCCGCGCTGGGCCAATGTGCTGCGCAAGGAAGAAACCATCCAGCGCGCCAGTGGCGCCTTGGATGTGCTGGGCAATGCCCGCATTGTGGAAACGCTGGACGAAGCCCTGGACGGCATCAGCCATCTGTGTGCCACGGCCATGACGCCGCGCGACTTTGGTCCGCCCACACGCACGCCGCGCCAGCATTTCGAGATGCTGATGAAAGGGGAGCTGGATGTGCGTCCTGCAGACACGGCACAGGCGGTTCAGTGTTTGGCTTCCGGCGTGGCCGCTGCGGCCGAATCCGCGCCTTCCGCCACGTGCAACCAGACCGGTGTGGGCCTGCTGTTCGGCTGCGAGCGCTTTGGCATGAGCAACGAGGATGTCTATCGCAGCGATGTGGCGCTTTCCATTCCATCCAATCCGCAGTTCGGCTCGCTGAACCTGGGCGCGGCCATCCAGGTGGTGGCCTATGAATGGCGGCAGGCACTGGGCGGTTTCCCGGTGGTGGAGCACACGCCCCAGCCGCAGCGCGCCGATGTGGCGCAGGTGGGCGGCATGCTGCAGCATTGGGAAGAGGCGCTGACGCACATCGGTTTTCTGGACCCGGCCGCACCCAAGAAGCTGATGCCGCGCCTCAACCAATTGTTCAACCGCGCCCAGCTGACGCAGGAGGAAATCCACATCCTGCGCGGTGTCGCCAAACGCATGCTGATGAGCGAGGCGGCAAGCCGCTAG
- the cysE gene encoding serine O-acetyltransferase: MLSRLRSDIQCILDRDPAARSTWEVVTCYPGLHAIWLQRLAHWCWTHGLKWLGRFISHLGRWLTGIEIHPGAVIGERVFIDHGMGVVIGETAVVGDGCTIYHGVTLGGTSLYKGSKRHPTLGKNVVVAAGAKVLGGFEVGDNAKIGSNAVVIKPVPAGATAVGIPARIIPSKEGASADVTDAVDLPPVVQPASAAPSAAANADCASQEGVFTAYGVTQEDDPLSQAMRGLVDGAACHEEQLAKLWEVVEKLSVQMSARDCVPSEAERGQHFETEKIKQILGK; encoded by the coding sequence ATGCTTTCCCGCCTGCGCTCCGACATCCAGTGCATTCTTGACCGCGACCCCGCGGCCCGCAGCACCTGGGAAGTCGTCACCTGTTACCCCGGCCTGCATGCCATCTGGCTGCAGCGCTTGGCGCACTGGTGCTGGACGCATGGGCTCAAGTGGCTGGGGCGTTTCATCTCGCACCTGGGACGCTGGCTCACGGGCATTGAAATCCACCCCGGTGCGGTGATTGGCGAGCGCGTGTTCATCGATCACGGCATGGGCGTGGTGATCGGCGAAACCGCGGTGGTGGGCGACGGCTGCACCATCTACCACGGCGTCACGCTGGGCGGCACCTCGCTGTACAAGGGCAGCAAGCGCCACCCCACACTGGGAAAGAACGTGGTGGTGGCCGCCGGCGCCAAGGTGCTGGGCGGCTTTGAGGTGGGCGACAACGCCAAGATCGGCAGCAACGCCGTGGTCATCAAGCCGGTGCCCGCCGGCGCCACGGCTGTGGGCATTCCGGCGCGGATCATTCCGTCCAAGGAAGGCGCCAGCGCCGATGTGACCGATGCCGTGGATCTGCCGCCCGTGGTTCAGCCGGCCAGTGCGGCACCGTCGGCCGCCGCTAACGCCGACTGCGCGAGCCAGGAGGGGGTTTTCACCGCCTATGGCGTGACGCAGGAAGACGACCCGCTGTCCCAGGCCATGCGCGGTCTGGTCGATGGTGCCGCCTGCCACGAGGAGCAACTGGCCAAGCTGTGGGAAGTGGTCGAGAAACTGTCGGTGCAGATGTCGGCGCGCGACTGCGTGCCGTCCGAAGCCGAACGTGGCCAGCATTTCGAGACCGAGAAGATCAAGCAGATCCTGGGCAAGTAA
- a CDS encoding nitroreductase, giving the protein MDVTQALRERRSVRAFTEQVPAADLVQRIMQDAAAAASGGNMQPWRVAAISGQPLQAMLADVAKTPGEENPQHVSYPPNLWEPYRTRRFANGEDLYASIGVPREDKAGRLKQLAKNAQFFGAPVGVIMFTEERMGPVQWIDLGIYLQAFMLRATEEGLATCAQGFWRRYDAVVKQHLAVPEGYLVAFGIALGYEDTTAPINTMRASRAEFAEWG; this is encoded by the coding sequence ATGGATGTGACCCAAGCCCTGCGCGAACGCCGTTCGGTGCGCGCCTTCACCGAGCAAGTGCCCGCAGCCGATCTGGTGCAGCGCATCATGCAAGATGCCGCCGCAGCCGCTTCCGGTGGCAATATGCAGCCCTGGCGCGTGGCCGCCATCTCCGGCCAGCCGCTGCAAGCCATGCTCGCCGATGTGGCCAAGACCCCTGGCGAAGAAAACCCCCAGCATGTCTCGTACCCGCCGAATCTGTGGGAACCCTACCGCACCCGCCGCTTTGCCAACGGTGAAGACCTGTATGCCAGCATCGGCGTGCCGCGCGAGGACAAGGCCGGCCGCCTGAAGCAGCTGGCCAAGAATGCCCAGTTCTTTGGCGCGCCCGTAGGCGTGATCATGTTCACCGAAGAGCGCATGGGCCCGGTGCAGTGGATCGACCTGGGCATCTATCTGCAGGCCTTCATGCTGCGTGCCACCGAAGAAGGCCTGGCCACCTGCGCCCAGGGTTTCTGGCGCCGTTACGACGCCGTGGTCAAACAGCATCTCGCGGTACCGGAAGGCTATCTGGTGGCCTTTGGCATTGCCCTGGGCTACGAAGACACGACGGCGCCGATCAACACCATGCGTGCCAGCCGGGCCGAGTTTGCCGAGTGGGGGTAG
- a CDS encoding MmgE/PrpD family protein — MYVSETLGQFGARFPTQPISPSVLHHAKRAVVDWYAALIAGYPMHPTPLLEAAMADDLDRGPARLALGRPATVKAAALIQGTASHTAEVDDIFKHAIYHPGAPTISAALAVGQQVDATGREFLQAVIVGYEISTRIGQILGRAHYQYWHNTGTVGTFGAAAAAACLLHLDATQFTHALCTSATFAAGLQQAFQMDSMSKPLHSGRAAEAGVAAALMARQGITGSLDVLEGKMGMGVAMGNAPDWAPVLADLGKAFNITEMTFKNHACCGHTFAPIDGALELQRTHGFTPAEIAHIEVATYGPALAVAGNPAPRTAAEARFSIPYVVSTALRCGSVRLAAFDAAQLHHPDTRALMEKVSLTVHPDLDRQFPGQRAAQVTIRLHSGQTLRFLQPTRKGDPDMPLTDADLQSKLEELATATLGAERLQAISSRLWQLETAPDLHFL; from the coding sequence ATGTACGTCAGCGAAACCCTGGGCCAGTTCGGTGCCCGCTTCCCGACCCAGCCCATCAGCCCCTCTGTGCTGCACCACGCCAAGCGTGCCGTCGTGGACTGGTACGCGGCCCTGATTGCCGGCTACCCCATGCACCCCACGCCCTTGCTCGAAGCCGCCATGGCGGACGACCTGGACCGGGGACCGGCGCGGCTGGCTCTGGGCCGCCCGGCAACGGTCAAGGCGGCCGCCTTGATCCAGGGCACGGCTTCCCACACGGCAGAAGTCGACGACATCTTCAAGCACGCCATCTACCATCCCGGCGCCCCAACGATTTCGGCCGCCCTGGCAGTGGGCCAGCAGGTGGATGCCACCGGCCGTGAATTTCTGCAGGCGGTCATCGTCGGCTACGAAATCTCGACCCGCATCGGCCAGATCCTGGGACGTGCGCACTACCAGTACTGGCACAACACCGGCACCGTGGGCACGTTCGGCGCGGCCGCGGCAGCGGCCTGTCTGCTGCACCTGGATGCCACGCAGTTCACCCATGCGCTGTGCACTTCGGCCACGTTCGCCGCAGGGCTGCAGCAGGCCTTTCAGATGGACTCCATGTCCAAGCCCTTGCATTCCGGACGCGCCGCAGAAGCCGGTGTGGCGGCTGCATTGATGGCCCGGCAGGGCATCACCGGCTCGCTGGACGTGCTGGAAGGCAAGATGGGGATGGGCGTGGCCATGGGCAACGCACCCGACTGGGCGCCGGTGCTGGCCGATCTGGGCAAGGCCTTCAACATCACGGAAATGACCTTCAAGAACCACGCCTGCTGCGGCCACACCTTCGCCCCCATTGATGGCGCACTGGAGCTGCAGCGCACCCATGGTTTCACGCCTGCGGAGATTGCCCACATCGAGGTGGCCACCTACGGTCCGGCACTGGCGGTCGCCGGCAATCCCGCACCGCGCACCGCTGCCGAAGCCCGCTTCAGCATTCCCTACGTGGTCAGCACCGCCCTGCGGTGCGGCAGCGTGCGCCTGGCCGCGTTCGATGCGGCGCAGCTGCACCACCCCGACACCCGCGCCCTGATGGAGAAGGTGAGCTTGACGGTGCACCCCGATCTGGACCGCCAGTTCCCGGGGCAGCGTGCGGCCCAGGTCACCATCCGCCTGCACAGCGGCCAGACACTGCGCTTTCTGCAGCCCACCCGCAAAGGCGATCCGGACATGCCGCTCACCGATGCCGATCTGCAGAGCAAGCTGGAAGAGCTGGCCACCGCCACCCTGGGGGCAGAGCGGCTGCAGGCCATCTCGTCCCGGCTGTGGCAGCTGGAAACGGCACCGGATCTGCACTTTCTCTGA
- a CDS encoding acyl-CoA dehydrogenase family protein, translating to MDFTLSEEHQAFADSVARFAQDKLAAGALERAHASHYPWETAQMLAEQGLLGIAFPEEDGGQGGSLMHAVLAIQQVALVCPKSADIVQAGNFGPIRTFVEYATPEQKARFLPDLLAGKKLISLGMTEPDAGSAVTELKTSAVLDGDHYVINGSKVFSTHSPEAELFLIYVRFGPGVDGIGSVLVERGTPGFDVGQPSNFMNGEQWSQLYFENCRIPKGNLLLGAGGFKKQISGFNVERLGNASRALALGRHAFNLAREHAMVRKQFGRELCEFQGLQWKFAEMWMKLEQAQLLLYKAALEGEHGLPSAQSTAMAKLACNLAGWEASNEAMQVMGGMGFSQEALVEYCVRRTRGWMIAGGSIEVLKNRIAEGVFGRTFSQRAPKQ from the coding sequence ATGGATTTCACCCTTTCCGAAGAACACCAGGCATTCGCCGACAGCGTGGCCCGCTTCGCCCAAGACAAGCTGGCCGCCGGCGCGCTGGAGCGCGCACATGCCTCCCACTATCCCTGGGAGACCGCGCAGATGCTGGCGGAGCAAGGCTTGCTGGGGATCGCTTTCCCGGAAGAAGATGGCGGCCAGGGCGGCTCGCTGATGCACGCCGTGCTGGCCATCCAGCAGGTGGCACTGGTCTGCCCCAAGAGTGCGGACATTGTGCAGGCCGGCAACTTCGGCCCGATCCGCACCTTTGTGGAGTACGCCACACCCGAGCAGAAGGCGCGCTTTCTTCCGGATCTGCTGGCTGGAAAAAAGCTCATTTCTTTGGGCATGACCGAGCCGGATGCCGGCTCGGCAGTGACCGAACTCAAGACCTCGGCCGTGCTGGACGGCGATCACTACGTCATCAACGGCAGCAAGGTGTTCTCGACCCACAGCCCCGAGGCGGAGCTGTTCCTGATCTATGTGCGCTTCGGCCCCGGTGTGGACGGCATCGGTTCGGTGCTGGTGGAGCGCGGCACCCCCGGCTTCGACGTGGGCCAGCCGTCGAACTTCATGAACGGCGAGCAGTGGTCGCAGCTGTACTTCGAGAACTGCCGCATTCCCAAGGGCAATCTGCTGCTGGGCGCCGGAGGCTTCAAGAAGCAGATCTCCGGCTTCAACGTGGAGCGTCTGGGCAATGCCTCGCGTGCGCTGGCACTGGGCCGCCACGCCTTCAACCTGGCGCGTGAGCACGCCATGGTGCGCAAGCAGTTCGGCCGCGAGCTGTGCGAGTTCCAGGGCCTGCAGTGGAAGTTTGCCGAGATGTGGATGAAGCTGGAACAGGCGCAGCTGTTGCTCTACAAGGCCGCGCTGGAAGGCGAGCATGGCCTGCCCAGTGCGCAAAGCACGGCCATGGCCAAACTGGCCTGCAATCTGGCCGGCTGGGAAGCGTCGAACGAAGCCATGCAGGTCATGGGTGGCATGGGTTTCAGCCAGGAAGCACTGGTCGAGTACTGTGTGCGCCGCACCCGTGGCTGGATGATCGCCGGCGGTTCGATCGAAGTGCTGAAGAACCGCATTGCCGAAGGCGTATTTGGTCGCACGTTCTCGCAACGTGCTCCCAAGCAATAA
- a CDS encoding Bug family tripartite tricarboxylate transporter substrate binding protein: MQRRTWVAAAAAMAGLALSSTALASDAYPAKPVKIIVGFQAGGPTDVVARLVAKALQDELKGAFIVENKVGATSNIASEMVAAAPADGYTLLLAAAPLTMNKYVFPKQKFDPLKSFEPVSKVSSAPGVLAASPKLNVKTYREFEELARKKPGELSYGTTGAGGSQHMATLRLEQLTGVKMLHVPYSGGSGVLNDLIAGVVDVAFMTSTGAMPNLEAGKVRPLAVAGPNRLPGLPQVPTFSEVGLPDMVSDSWNGLLAPAGTPKAIVDKLSAAVMKAVKSKEFKEVLIPQGAVLIGNSPSEFKAQLQTEVGHWSEQFKKFKIEK, encoded by the coding sequence ATGCAACGTCGTACATGGGTGGCCGCAGCCGCGGCCATGGCAGGCCTCGCCCTGTCCAGCACCGCACTGGCGTCGGACGCCTATCCGGCCAAACCCGTCAAGATCATCGTCGGCTTTCAGGCCGGAGGCCCTACCGATGTGGTGGCGCGTCTGGTGGCCAAGGCTCTGCAGGACGAGCTGAAGGGGGCTTTCATCGTGGAAAACAAGGTGGGTGCGACCAGCAACATCGCCTCGGAAATGGTGGCTGCCGCCCCGGCCGATGGCTACACCTTGCTGCTGGCGGCCGCACCGTTGACGATGAACAAATACGTGTTCCCCAAGCAGAAGTTCGATCCGCTCAAGAGCTTCGAGCCCGTCTCCAAAGTCTCTTCGGCGCCAGGGGTGCTGGCTGCCAGCCCCAAGCTGAATGTGAAGACCTACAGGGAGTTCGAGGAGCTGGCCCGAAAAAAACCGGGCGAGCTGAGCTATGGCACCACGGGTGCGGGCGGCTCGCAGCACATGGCGACGCTGCGACTGGAGCAACTGACGGGGGTCAAGATGCTGCACGTGCCGTATTCCGGCGGATCGGGTGTGCTGAACGACCTGATTGCTGGCGTAGTCGATGTCGCTTTTATGACATCCACCGGTGCCATGCCCAACCTGGAAGCGGGCAAAGTACGGCCTCTCGCGGTGGCCGGCCCCAACCGCCTGCCGGGTCTGCCCCAGGTGCCGACCTTCAGTGAGGTGGGCTTGCCCGACATGGTGTCCGACTCGTGGAACGGTCTGCTGGCGCCTGCGGGAACGCCCAAGGCCATTGTCGACAAGTTGTCTGCCGCCGTCATGAAAGCGGTCAAGTCCAAGGAGTTCAAGGAGGTGCTGATTCCGCAGGGCGCCGTGCTGATCGGTAATTCTCCCAGCGAGTTCAAGGCCCAGTTGCAGACCGAGGTGGGCCACTGGTCCGAGCAGTTCAAGAAATTCAAGATCGAGAAGTAA
- a CDS encoding acetate--CoA ligase family protein, with protein MTASLAAMPSVCQTLLYPRSIALVGASDDVKKTGGRPLQFLRRSGFAGTIYPINPNRAQVQGEQAWPSLAALPQVPDHVFVLSPTETVIDTVRECARLGVPLVTILASGFSESGAEGVQREAELRAIARNSTLRILGPSSLGVVNPHNGLVLTANAAFAEPDVPRGKVFVASHSGSMIGALVSRGKARGVGFAGLVSVGSEVDLSVGEICAATLDDPAIEGYALFLESLRHGDQLQAFAREAARRGKPVIAYKLGRSSAAAEMATTHTGALAGEDDIADAFLKDLGIVRVDMLETLFEVFPLAQKVPLQSHSMAGKRIGVVTTTGGGAAMVVDQLGLRGITVQPVSDATLAKLKAAQVPGSAGRVLDLTLAGTRYEVMKSVLDIMLEAPEFDMVVAVVGSSARFQPDLAVKPIMDSAGHAKPLVTMLVPDAPQALAALTQAGMPCFRTPESCADAIAAVLARRVPHTPGQTVAAAPGMGAALSEAQAYQLLDRLQVPHAPAATFALDGQPGPLPFDFPVVAKVCSPEIPHKTEVGGVVLGIQNPEQLVQAFATLRANLAARAPGVACNEVLVQPMRKGLSEVLLGYRIDPDAGPIIMLAAGGIWAEVMRDRSIRLAPVSVDTAREMIAEVKLLQTVSGLRGKARGDLEALAQAISDLSQLALQPVHGVLEAEVNPLMVMPEGQGVLAVDALVLQAR; from the coding sequence ATGACCGCATCCCTCGCCGCTATGCCCTCCGTCTGCCAGACCCTGCTGTACCCCCGAAGCATTGCTTTGGTGGGCGCATCGGATGACGTCAAGAAAACGGGCGGCCGTCCGCTGCAGTTTCTGCGCCGCTCAGGCTTCGCTGGGACGATCTATCCGATCAATCCCAACCGGGCACAGGTGCAGGGCGAGCAGGCATGGCCCAGCCTGGCGGCCTTGCCCCAGGTGCCGGACCATGTGTTCGTGCTGTCGCCCACCGAGACCGTGATCGACACGGTCCGTGAATGCGCGCGCCTGGGCGTGCCGCTGGTGACCATTCTGGCCAGCGGCTTTTCGGAGTCGGGCGCCGAAGGCGTCCAGCGGGAAGCGGAGCTGCGTGCCATTGCCCGCAATTCCACGCTGCGCATTCTGGGCCCCAGCAGCCTGGGGGTGGTCAATCCGCACAACGGTCTGGTGTTGACCGCGAATGCCGCATTTGCCGAGCCCGATGTGCCCAGAGGCAAGGTGTTTGTCGCCTCGCACAGCGGCAGCATGATCGGGGCCCTGGTGTCGCGCGGCAAGGCGCGTGGCGTGGGGTTTGCGGGGCTGGTGTCGGTGGGCAGCGAAGTCGATCTGAGCGTGGGCGAGATCTGCGCGGCGACCTTGGACGATCCGGCCATAGAAGGCTATGCGCTCTTTCTGGAGAGCCTGCGCCATGGCGACCAGCTGCAGGCCTTTGCCCGCGAAGCCGCGCGCCGCGGCAAGCCGGTGATCGCGTACAAGCTGGGCCGCTCCAGCGCTGCAGCGGAAATGGCAACCACCCACACCGGCGCACTGGCGGGCGAGGACGATATTGCCGATGCCTTCCTGAAAGACCTGGGCATCGTGCGGGTGGACATGCTGGAGACGCTGTTCGAAGTCTTTCCCCTGGCACAGAAAGTACCGCTGCAGTCCCATTCCATGGCCGGCAAACGCATCGGCGTGGTGACCACCACCGGTGGCGGTGCCGCCATGGTGGTGGACCAGCTGGGGCTGCGCGGTATCACGGTGCAGCCCGTTTCGGATGCGACCCTGGCCAAACTCAAGGCGGCCCAGGTGCCGGGCAGTGCCGGCCGGGTGCTGGACCTGACCCTGGCGGGCACCCGGTATGAGGTGATGAAGAGCGTGCTGGACATCATGCTGGAGGCGCCGGAGTTCGACATGGTGGTGGCGGTGGTGGGCTCTTCGGCGCGCTTTCAGCCCGATCTGGCGGTCAAGCCCATCATGGACAGCGCCGGTCACGCCAAGCCGCTGGTGACCATGCTGGTGCCGGATGCGCCCCAGGCCCTGGCGGCACTGACCCAGGCCGGCATGCCCTGCTTTCGCACACCGGAAAGCTGTGCCGATGCGATTGCGGCCGTGCTGGCCCGCCGTGTGCCGCACACACCGGGCCAGACCGTGGCGGCAGCACCGGGTATGGGTGCTGCACTGAGCGAGGCGCAGGCCTACCAGCTGCTGGACCGCCTGCAGGTGCCCCATGCGCCCGCGGCCACCTTTGCGCTGGACGGCCAGCCCGGGCCGCTGCCGTTCGACTTTCCGGTCGTGGCCAAGGTGTGCTCCCCCGAGATCCCGCACAAGACCGAAGTCGGCGGTGTGGTGCTGGGAATCCAGAATCCGGAGCAACTGGTGCAGGCATTTGCCACGCTGCGCGCCAACCTGGCGGCCAGGGCGCCCGGGGTGGCCTGCAACGAGGTGCTGGTGCAGCCCATGCGCAAGGGTCTGTCCGAGGTGCTGCTGGGCTACCGCATCGACCCCGATGCCGGCCCCATCATCATGCTGGCCGCCGGCGGCATCTGGGCCGAGGTGATGCGTGACCGCAGCATCCGGCTGGCCCCGGTCAGTGTGGACACCGCGCGCGAGATGATTGCCGAGGTCAAGCTGCTGCAGACCGTATCGGGTCTGCGCGGCAAGGCCAGGGGCGATCTGGAAGCGCTGGCCCAGGCCATTTCCGATCTGTCGCAACTGGCGCTGCAGCCCGTGCATGGAGTGCTGGAGGCGGAAGTGAACCCGCTGATGGTGATGCCCGAAGGGCAGGGGGTGCTGGCGGTGGACGCGCTGGTGCTCCAGGCCCGATAA
- a CDS encoding alpha/beta fold hydrolase, giving the protein MDGEDSAAQRLAALEAGARHHRVQAGGIKLHWREWGQGQPLVLLHGGHGSWMHWVRNIECFARHYRVLVPDLPGFGASDDFALSAHDGQRPAALLDALSDSVVQLVGAQPLHLAGFSFGGAVAGMLAARLPQVQRLVLLGTAGHGGPRRETEALLDWRVSDPAERMAALHQNLAVFMLSKAAAADALALHIHRHCCEATRFRSKAMSRSSRLQAVLQDYARPILLVWGEADVTAVPMVAAEALKQDRPERDWTIVPGAGHWVQYESANAVNTLVVRWLQT; this is encoded by the coding sequence ATGGACGGCGAGGACAGCGCAGCGCAGCGGCTGGCGGCACTGGAAGCCGGTGCCCGCCACCACCGGGTGCAGGCCGGCGGCATCAAGCTGCATTGGCGTGAATGGGGCCAGGGCCAACCCCTGGTGCTGCTGCATGGCGGCCATGGGTCCTGGATGCACTGGGTCCGCAACATTGAGTGCTTCGCCCGCCACTACCGGGTGCTGGTGCCGGATCTGCCGGGCTTTGGTGCCTCCGACGACTTTGCCCTGTCCGCCCATGACGGGCAGCGGCCTGCGGCATTGCTGGACGCGCTGAGCGACAGCGTGGTGCAACTGGTGGGGGCCCAGCCGCTGCACCTGGCCGGGTTCTCGTTTGGAGGGGCGGTGGCCGGCATGCTGGCCGCACGCCTGCCGCAGGTACAGCGGCTGGTGCTGCTGGGTACGGCCGGCCATGGCGGCCCGCGCAGGGAAACCGAGGCGCTGCTGGATTGGCGGGTCAGCGACCCGGCCGAGCGCATGGCGGCGCTGCACCAGAACCTGGCGGTGTTCATGCTTTCCAAGGCGGCTGCGGCCGATGCGCTGGCCCTGCACATCCATCGCCATTGCTGCGAAGCCACGCGTTTTCGCAGCAAGGCCATGTCGCGCAGCAGCCGCCTGCAGGCGGTGCTGCAGGACTATGCCAGGCCGATTCTGCTGGTGTGGGGCGAGGCCGATGTGACGGCCGTGCCCATGGTGGCGGCCGAAGCTCTGAAACAGGACCGCCCCGAACGGGACTGGACCATCGTGCCCGGCGCCGGCCATTGGGTGCAATACGAAAGTGCGAATGCGGTGAACACCCTGGTGGTCCGCTGGTTGCAGACGTGA